The following are encoded together in the Oncorhynchus gorbuscha isolate QuinsamMale2020 ecotype Even-year linkage group LG03, OgorEven_v1.0, whole genome shotgun sequence genome:
- the LOC124017018 gene encoding sushi, von Willebrand factor type A, EGF and pentraxin domain-containing protein 1-like: MFYSNAWTKCLICLIFLTSGNAECSKPQVEGNVVLTNDALLLNDFPEGEEATFECANGYLKEQGSERITCTSGKWSTLELTCKKKDCGAPRKIPHLTYELKEGTLFGASARAICDKGYQLMGPSYRQCYTTGWSGRPRCKVVTCDKPPEIMHGTIIEKPGEELPEYGGVIQYSCNEGYTLIGNKSIECIEDGEYNSLPPECKDVNDILLKPTTISTSSTTTTTSTVPPTIRDVNDILLKPTIISTTSTTTTTSTVPPTIRVSGRNNGVGEHDTNAATENAAVVGSGIGTVIAVTLIVLITRYCKRKGSYQFGEDRSRTEELLQFQTECPKPQVEGNVVLTNDALLIDDFPEGEEATFECANGYLKEQGSERITCTSGKWSTLELTCKKKDCGAPRKMPHLTYEFKEGTLFGASARAICDKGYQLMGPSYRQCYATGWSGRPGCKVVTCDKPPEIMHGTIIEKPGKELPEYGGVIQYSCNEGYTLIGNKSIECIEDGEYNSLPPECKDVNDILLKPTTISTSSITTTSTVLPTIRDVNDILLKPTTISTSSITTTSTVLPTIRDVNDILLKPTTISTSSITTTSTSLPTIRDVNDILLKPTTISTSSITTTSTSLPTIRDVNDILLKPTTISTSSITTTSTSLPTIRDVNDILLKPTTISTSSITTTSTSLPTIRVSGRNNGVGEHDTNAATENAAVVGSGIGTVIVSLIVIVLIIRYCKRKGSYQFGEERSRTEELLQFQNN; this comes from the exons ATGTTTTATTCAAATGCATGGACTAAGTGCTTGATATGCCTTATCTTTTTAACAAGTGGAAATG CCGAGTGTTCCAAACCTCAAGTAGAGGGAAATGTTGTTCTAACGAATGATGCGCTATTATTGAACGATTTTCCGGAGGGGGAGGAAGCCACTTTTGAGTGTGCCAACGGCTACTTGAAAGAGCAAGGATCTGAAAGAATCACCTGCACCAGTGGAAAGTGGAGCACGCTCGAATTAACCTGCAAAA AGAAGGACTGTGGTGCCCCCAGGAAGATACCACATTTGACATATGAGTTAAAGGAAGGCACGCTTTTTGGTGCATCAGCAAGAGCAATCTGTGATAAAGG ttATCAACTTATGGGCCCAAGTTACAGGCAGTGTTATACCACAGGTTGGAGTGGAAGACCAAGATGTAAAG TGGTAACTTGTGATAAACCTCCTGAGATAATGCATGGCACGATCATAGAGAAGCCTGGCGAAGAGTTACCAGAGTATGGTGGTGTCATACAGTACTCCTGTAATGAAGGTTACACCCTCATTGGAAACAAATCAATTGAGTGCATTGAAGATGGTGAATACAACTCATTACCTCCTGAATGTAAAG ATGTCAATGACATTCTTTTGAAACCAACAACTAtatcaacatcatcaacaacaacaacaacatcgaCTGTTCCACCCACAATACGAG ATGTCAATGACATTCTTTTGAAACCAACAATtatatcaacaacatcaacaacaacaacaacatcgaCTGTTCCACCCACAATACGAG TTTCAGGGAGGAATAATGGCGTTGGGGAACATGACACCAATGCAGCTACTG AGAATGCAGCAGTTGTGGGAAGTGGGATTGGCACTGTCATAG CAGTTACACTTATTGTTCTGATCACACGGTATTGTAAGAGGAAAGG CTCGTACCAGTTTGGAGAAGACCGAAGTCGAACAGAAGAATTATTACAATTTCAAA CCGAGTGTCCCAAACCTCAAGTAGAGGGAAATGTTGTTCTAACGAATGATGCGCTATTAATTGACGATTTTCCGGAGGGGGAGGAAGCCACTTTTGAGTGTGCCAACGGCTACTTGAAAGAGCAAGGATCTGAAAGAATCACCTGCACGAGTGGAAAGTGGAGCACGCTCGAATTAACCTGCAAAA AGAAGGACTGTGGTGCCCCCAGGAAGATGCCACATTTGACGTATGAGTTTAAGGAAGGCACGCTTTTTGGTGCATCAGCAAGAGCAATCTGTGATAAAGG ttATCAACTTATGGGCCCAAGTTACAGGCAGTGTTATGCCACAGGTTGGAGTGGAAGACCAGGATGTAAAG TGGTAACTTGCGATAAACCTCCTGAGATAATGCATGGCACGATCATAGAGAAGCCTGGCAAAGAGTTACCAGAGTATGGTGGTGTCATACAGTACTCCTGTAATGAAGGTTACACCCTCATTGGAAACAAATCAATTGAGTGCATTGAAGATGGTGAATACAACTCATTACCTCCTGAATGTAAAG ATGTCAATGACATTCTTTTGAAACCAACAACTATATCAAcatcatcaataacaacaacatcgACTGTTCTACCCACAATACGAG ATGTCAATGACATTCTTTTGAAACCAACAACTATATCAAcatcatcaataacaacaacatcgACTGTTCTACCCACAATACGAG ATGTCAATGACATTCTTTTGAAACCAACAACTATATCAAcatcatcaataacaacaacatcgACTTCTCTACCCACAATACGAG ATGTCAATGACATTCTTTTGAAACCAACAACTATATCAAcatcatcaataacaacaacatcgACTTCTCTACCCACAATACGAG ATGTCAATGACATTCTTTTGAAACCAACAACTATATCAAcatcatcaataacaacaacatcgACTTCTCTACCCACAATACGAG ATGTCAATGACATTCTTTTGAAACCAACAACTATATCAAcatcatcaataacaacaacatcgACTTCTCTACCCACAATACGAG TTTCAGGGAGGAATAATGGCGTTGGGGAACATGACACCAATGCAGCTACTG AGAATGCAGCAGTTGTGGGAAGTGGGATTGGCACTGTCATAG TTTCACTTATTGTTATTGTGCTGATCATACGGTATTGTAAGAGGAAAGG CTCGTACCAGTTTGGAGAAGAACGAAGTCGAACAGAGGAATTATTACAATTTCAAAATAACTAA